ATCGAACAGGCGAAGAAGGAAGAGGCCGCCCGTAAGGCTCGCGAAAAGGCGGAAAAATCGAAGAAGGGCAAGAAGAAGGATTCCAAGGCGCCGTCGAAGACGGTCGAAAAACCGAAAGTCGTTGTGGCGGAATCGGTCAAGGGGCCGAAGTGCATGCCGCTGAAGGGCGAAATCATCAGCAATTACGGCTTGCAGGAACACCCGGTGCTGCACATCATGACGCGTAACCTGGGTGTCGAAATTCGCGGAAAGCGTGGCGACGCCGTGAGGTCTGCCGCGGCAGGAACGGTGGTGATGGTCTCCGAAATTGACGGTCGAGGTCCCTCGGTCATTATTGAGCATGCGGGTGGAACCTATTCGGTATACGGTCACCTGAAGTCTATCCGCGTGCAAGAGGGAAAAGAGGTGCGAAATTGCGAAGAAATTGGCGAAGTGGGTGATGTCGCTTCGCTAAATGGAATTAAATTGTATTTCCAAGTGAGCGAGGGTACACAGACCGTGGATCCCTTGCAGTGGTTGAAGACGAAATGATCGAATATTCTTTACAAGGTCCCGTATCGCAGGAACGTGTCCGCATCCGCGTGATGTCGGCGCTCCGTGAAAACCGATTCCCTCAGGCGGTCCTGATTGATGGCCCTGCCGGAATTGGCAAGAAAGCTCTTGCCATGGAAATTGTAAAGGCTCTCCAGTGTACAGACGAAAATATGCGCCCGTGCGGGCACTGCTTCGGTTGCAAGATGGCAAGCGACAGCGGTGCGACCGGAAACTGGGTTATCCCGCTGGAGGCCGCCGAGGCCCACGCCCGCAGTTCAGACGACGTGTCTGCCGGGAGCAAGGCGAAGACGGTTGAAGATTTCAAGAAAGGCTACATCGAGGAAATCCAGAAGAACCCTTACCGGGTCGATGTCTTTTCGGCGGGGGCGTTCATTTCGGTGGACTTGATGCGCCTGATGACGTCGGGCTTTGCGTTGAAGGGCGATCGCGTGCGCACGGTGATTGTCGCCGAGGCGGACCGGATGAACGAGGCTGCCGCTAACGCGTTCCTGAAGACTTTGGAAGAAGTTCCCCCCGATACCTACTTCATTCTCACGACTTCTTCGCGCGAAAAAATGCTGCAGACGATCCGTTCACGCTGTCTGGCCTTGCACCTGTTGCCGCTGACGGATAGCGAAGTCCGTAACGAAGTGCTCCGTGTCGCAGGGGAGGATTTCGATGAAGATTCCCTGACCGATGATGTCGTCGGCTTGGCGGTCGGTTCGCCGGGAAAGGCTTTGTATTACGCCGAACACGGAAAAAAGTGGTGTAGCCTCGCAGTTGATTTCCTGGTGAAGTCTCTTCTGACGGACTATGCGGATCTTTTCCTACAGCTGAAGGAAGTTGCGATAGATGACCCGTACGAGGCCAACCGTTTCTTGGAAGTTCTCTCGTTCCTGCTGGCGGACTTGTTGCGATTGAAGGCAGGAGCGCCCTTGCGTCTTCCGCAGACAACGGTTAGCGTCGGTATCGAAAAATTCCCGCGTGTCGATGCGACTGCGCTTGAACTCTCTCTTGTGACGGTGCAAGAATCGATGTCCCGCATCGAGTCCCGCCGCATTTCCACGACGATGGGCCTGCAGGACCTGTCGCTCAAGATTTTCGAGGGCTACAAGTAATGATGCCCGCGGCAGAGGATTCGACGATGTGCAACGAAGAGCTCCTGGCGTCTTCGATGGCGCAGACCTTGCGCGTCCCTCATGCTGTTGCGCGATTCTTGGTTTCGCGAGGTGTTCGAACACTTACCGAAGCGCACCGGATGCTTTGTGGAAATGCCGGTGATGTTCATGACCCGTTCCTGATGAAGGGCATGAAAGAGGCTGTCGAGTGGCTTCTGGCTGTGCGTGAGCGGGGCGAAAAAGTATTCGTCTTTGGTGACTACGATCTGGACGGGATGACCGCTGTTACATTGATGACGCGGGCGTTAGCCGAACTGGGTATCGAGTCGGATTGGCGCCTCCCGAATCGCTTTGGTGACGGTTACGGCCTTTCTGTATCGGCGATTGAAGAAATGCATAGCGCTGGTGCGCGTAATGTCATCACGGTCGATACGGGTATCACGGCGAACGCAGAAATTGCCCTGGCCAAAAAGTTGGGCATGTCGGTGCTGGTCATTGACCACCATCAGCCCTCTGGCGAAGGTTTACCCGAATGCGATGTCCTGCTGGATCCGCATCAGGAAGGTGATACTTATCCGAATCCGGAACTTTGCGGAGTCGGAGTTTCGTATAAATTCATTTGTGCTCTTTATTCTAGGCTCGGCATGCCTGAACCTAAGAAATTTCTTGACTTGGTGGCTTTAGGGACACTTGCCGATTTGGTTCAGATGACGCCGGAGAACCGCTGCTTTACCAAGGCCGGGCTTAAGTCGATTGAGGGGAGCTGCTGGCCTGGTTTGCAGGAAATGTACGGCGATCTCATGAAACGCCACGGAAGCGTGGGCGGAATCGATGTCATGTACAAGTTCGCCCCGCTCCTGAATGCCCCTGGCCGAATGGAACGCCCCGACCCTGCGCTGAAGTTGCTGCTGAGTCCGAATATGGCCGCTGCCAACGCGCTCATGGCGGAACTCAAGGAATGGAACAGCAAACGCAAGCAGAAAGAAGCCGAAATCACCGACATGGCGCTGGAACAGGTCAAGGCGAAGTATGGCGATAAGCTCCCGACCGTTCTCGTGGTGGCCGGAAACAACTGGCATGTGGGCGTTATAGGAATTGTCGCTGCAAAGCTTGCGCAGGAATACCATCGTCCGACGGCGGTGCTCTCGGTTACCGACGGCATGGCTCATGCGAGTGCGCGCGCAGTACCCGGTTTCAACTGGCATAAGGCTCTTTTTGAATCCAGGGATCTTTTTGACCGCTGGGGCGGTCATGCGAATGCGGCTGGTTTTTCTCTCCCGTCCGACAAGATTGACGAACTTCGTGAACGCCTGGAACAGTCCGCCAGAATGCAGAACTATACGGGCGCAGTCGAAGAATTGCCGGTGGGTGCCTATCCGTACGATATCCGGATTTCGTTAAACGAACTGGTGGTCGAGGCGGAACAGTATATGTCTCCCGACGGCACGACGTGTCCCGGCGGCAAGAGGCTGATTTCTATTCTGGATTTCTTCGACCTGCTGGAACCGTTTAGCGGAAATTTCCCGTACCCCACTTTCCGTGCGGACAACATCAAGGTGCATCGCCTGCGTGAACTTCGTGGCGGGCATCTGCAGATGGACATTTCGCAGGCGGGAAGCCGCGTGTTCCCGGCGATTGCCTTTGGCCTCCGCAAGAGTAAGGCGCTGCTCCATGGCGACAAGCCGGTGTCTGTCATCTTTGAACCGACCTGGAACTATTTCAACGATCGGAAGTCCATGCAGCTTTGCATCAAGGCGATCGAACCGTGTGATTGACGGTAATTTATGCAGGTGCGCGATTTACCCATCTTTTTTCTGGTGTTGGTCTTTGCGGGCCTCTTGCTCGGCGTATACTACATAAAGCCCTATAAGCCGGTCGTTTCGATTGTTCCTGTCGCCGAAGAGGAGCCGCAGTGGCATGCGTTCACGGGACGCGTGGTGATGCCGTCGCTCGACGACATGTATGTGCTGGGCAATTCCGCCGACCGCGATTTGCTGCAGTTCGAACGTTTCCTGCAGGGGCGTGCCGCGGGGCTGCACTTTGCTGCTGCGGATTATTTCAAGAAGCATAACTGCGTCGCGGCCCGTGGAGAAAACTCCCCGGACGTAGTGCTCGGAATAAAGCTGACTCTAGATTCTCTCGGAATTTTCGAACCGGAAATTCTTTTCAGTAATATCTCCGATGAAAATTTCAAAGGCCTGGTGCTTTCGCAAATCCAGACCTATTGGCGTTACCCGCGTAGCGAGCAGGGAAATTTAGAAGTTTGGGTTCCCGTCGTTTGGAAATCGTGCTACAGGCACAATTCCAATTAGTAGCCTTTTAAGATGGCGAGCAGCTGTTCGGTGCGCTTCTCGATCAGGATGAACGCTTCGAACATACGGGCTTCGCGCCACTTGACCAGGTACTTGGCGCGCCATTCCTCGGCCACTTCTTCGGGATCTTCGTGGTGTGACTCGTTACGGTACCATTCTTCTTTCTTGATTTCCTTGATCATGTCGCCCATTTCGGCAGCAGGCTGCAAGGAACCCTTGCAGAGCAGGAGGGCGCGCAGGTTGTCAAGCAGGATTTCGTCGGTCGGGTTTTCGGAATCGTCGCGGGCGCAGTCCCAGATTTCGCCACGGTGGCGTTCCGTCCAGCCCATCAGGTGTTTCTCGGTCCTGGCGAGTTCACCCTTGGCGAGCTTTTCTTCGACGGCTTCGCGCGGGTAATAGATGCTGTTCGGGTAGAATTCAATCATAAGGAGCTCCCTGGTTTGCCGTTAATGCCCGGGGCGGGACTTGAACCCGCACGAGGTTGCCCTCAAGGGATTTTAAGTCCCCAGTGTCTACCATTCCACCACCCGGGCTCGGGCGTGGCCTAAATATAGAAAAAAGTATGCGGTGGGAGAATGCGCGAAAAGCAGTTTTTGTATTTCTTGCTGCAGCCACGGATGCCGGTGATGTTAAAAGCGGCTGGATTAGCGAATAGGTAACAGAAAAAGTCATTCTGGAGGAACGAATTTCTGACGGAATCCGGGGGAGATTAGAAAAGTGAAATGTGAAATTGATTAGAAACTAGTCCTTCTGGAGGAACGAATTTCCGACGGAATCCGGTGGAGATTAGAACGGTGAAATGTGGAATTAAGTAGAAACTTGTCATTCTGGAACGACCGTAGGGAGTGACGGAATCCAGTGAATTTCTAAATTACAGTTTATGAAACACTTAGTTTTTTTCGTTGCCTTGCTCCTTGCCACGCCTCTTTTCGCCTACGATGGCGATATGGATACCTACCACGAATTCAAGGAAGATCTTTCGCTGGCCCGCGACGGTTATATCGCGTGCCTGAACATGGCCATGGAATCGGCCAACGAAAGCACTGAAGGTTCGCTGGAGGGGTGGTTCGAACTCCGCAGTAAGGGGGGCGCCCGCTCCTGGATGCAGCTCGATTTCGAGGCTCCGGATCTCAAGTTCCTCAAGATGGAAGAAATTCCCTACGGGTTCAAACTCAAGGGCTTACACGGCGCCTACAAAATCGATGTAGAAATCCGCGTGGTCACCCGCGACACCGACATTTTCTACGATGTCAAGTACAACAAGGCAAGCAACGCTGCCGGCAAGGAAATCTTCGGCGAAGTCTTCCGCAACGACCGCGTCGTGTTCTACGACGAAAGTTCCCCGTGCAAGCGCAAGGCCGTCACCTGTATCAACGAATACTCCCGCGGCACTATGGGGAAATAGTGAAGGGGAAAGTCTTCCCCTGACTTTAGCCATGGCTCTGCCTAAGCCGCACGCTCACATGGCCTTGGCCTTTGGCCAACGAATGTTCGCTTAGCGGTTAGGCTATCGCCATGTCTGCCGTTACCCTTTCGCCTAGGGGCTTTGCCCCTAAAACCCTGAAATCAAATCGTTATTTTTTTTGATTGTTTTGAGGCGAGTAAATCATATATGCTATTAAACATGCTAATGCTATAGCGATTGCAAAAAGTATAAATACTGCTGCATGATTTGCAATGATTTCAGAGATCCAAATAATAAACCCCAATACAAAGGCTATTGCAAAGAATCCTCCGCAGCCTATAGCCGCTTTTTTTGGATTTTTTTGAACAAGTGAGAAAAATACAGCAATGCCTAAGGCTAACATGAATAAGGGAAACATCTTTATCATTTGATTTGTTGCTGCATCGGCCATAATTGGACCTAAATTTGCATTTGGATTATTTGCAAATGCAGTTGAAATTGTTAGTAGAGAAAATGATAAAAGTTTCCTGTACATACTCATCTTAATATACCTTATTTAAATAAAAAAGGAACCCGCAAGGGTTCCTTTTTTATTCGGAATTTTGATTTCGGATTTCAGAATTTGAACAATCGCGGCATAGCCGCCAAATAAAAAAACTCTGAACTCCGAATTCCGAAATCTGGATTGAGTTAATCGCCTACTTGATGATTAACATCGAGTCGTCCCAAGCTTCGTGCTTTTCGAGGCCGAGGAGGTTCGCGGTCGTAGCAGCGATGTTGGAAAGACCCCAGTCGCCTTCCTTGAGGCCGAGCTTGCCGCCCGTTACGTTATCGTAAAGGATGCAGGGCACCTTGTTGAGCGTGTGGCTGGTCTTTGCCTTGAAGGTCCCGTCCTTGTTAACCTTCGGCATGCCGGTCTTCTTGTCGATTTCGTACATTTCGTCGGCGTTACCGTGGTCAGCCGTGATGATAGCGACACCACCGAGGGCGTCAATCACCGGGAGGAGGCGTGCAAGGCCGATATCCACCGCTTCGATAGCCATCGTAGCAGCGCGGAAGCTACCAGTGTGGCCCACCATGTCGCCGTTCGGGAAGTTGCAGCGGAGAGTCTGGTACTTGCCGCTCTTCAAAGCTTCGATCATGGCGTCGGTAATTTCGGCTGCCTTCATCCACGGGCGCTGTTCGAACGGAACCACGTCGGATTCAATTTCCAGGTAGGTTTCGCCGTCGAACTTGCTGGAACGGTTACCGTTCCAGAAGTAGGTCACGTGGCCGTACTTCTGCGTTTCGGAGCAGGCAAACTGCTTCACGCCCGTTTCAGCAAGCCATTCGCCGCTGGTTTCCTTGATAGCCGGAGGCGGAACGAGGAAGCGGTTCGGGAGCTTGAGGTCGCCGTCGTACTGGAGCATGCCGGCGTAGCACACATGCGGGAAGCGCTTGCGGTCAAATTCGTTGAAGGATTCTTCTTCGAAGGCGCGGGTGATTTCAATAGCGCGGTCGCCACGGAAGTTGAAGAACACCACGGAGTCGCCATCGTTGATGGTACCGACCGGCTGACCGTCCTTAGCAATCACGAACGGGGGCAGGTCTTGGTCGATAGCCTTGGTTTCGCCGCGGAGGGTTTCGATAGCCTGCGTGGCGTTGTCGAAGTAGCGGCCTTCGCCCAGCACGTGGGTCTTCCAGCCGAGTTCCACCATTTTCCAGTTAGCGTTGTAACGGTCCATGGTAATCTGCATACGGCCACCGCCGCTAGCAATGCAGACGTCGAATTCCGGGCTGCGGAGTTCGTCGAGGAACTTTTCGAACGGGCCAACGTAATCGAGAGCGGAGGTTTCCGGCACGTCACGGCCGTCGAGCAAAATGTGCACGCGGACCTTCTTGAGGCCTTCCTTCTTGGCCTGGGCGACCATGGCCTTCAGGTGAGAAATGTTGGAGTGGACGTTACCGTCGCTGAAGAGGCCGATGAAGTGGAGAACGGTGTTCTTTTCGCGGGCGTTGCCGGCGATTTCCTTCCAGGCGTCGCGACCGAAGATGTCGCCGGAGACGATTGCGTCCTGCACGAGGGCGGCGCCCTGGTTGTACACCTGGCCAGCACCGATGGCGTTGTGGCCCACTTCGGAGTTACCCATGTCTTCGTTGGTCGGCATACCCACGGCGCGGCCGTGAGCCTTCAGGAGCACGTTCGGGTACATCTTGAAGAGGTTGTCGAGAGTCGGGGTGCGGGCGGCCTTGATGGCGTTGCCTTCGACCTTATCAGTGATACCAAAACCATCCATCACGATGGTTACGACCGGTCCCTTGATGCCGGGGAAATTGGAAAGCTTCTTGAGCATATTGTGTCTCCTTGAGCTCGGCCTGAGCCTAGCCAGTTGAATTAAAATCCGAGCACAAATTTAGAAAACCCGGAAAGCTCTTGGTTCCAGGTTTTCTAAAGACGCCACAATAAGATAGGCTACTTTTTCTTGCCCTGGTTGGCGACGGCCTCCATTTTGGCCTTGAGTGCTTCCTGGTCACCAAGATAGTAGTGCTTGATGGGGTTCAGGTTGTCGTCAAACTCGTAGACGAGCGGAGTCGCGGTCGGGATGTTCAGACCGAGAACTTCTTCTTTGCTCATCTTGTCAAGGTACATCACCAGTGCTCGTAGGGAATTGCCGTGCGCTGCGATTACGATACGCTTGCCGGCCTTCATTTGAGGTTTGATTTCTTCGAGATAGTAGGGGATTACGCGAGCAATTGTCGTTTCGAGGCTTTCGTTCTGCGGGAGGAACGATTCGTCTACATCTCGGTACATGGCCTGTTTCTTTGCGCTGCGTTCGTCGTCATCGGCGAGTACGGGCGGCTTGATATCGAAGGAACGGCGCCAGATCTTCACTTGGTCTTCGCCGAACTTCTCGGCGGCTTCGGACTTGTTCTTGCCCTGCAAGTCCCCATAGTGACGTTCGTTCAGTTTCCAGCTTTTAACGACCGGGAGCCAGGCTCGGTCCATTTCGTCAAGAACGTGATTCAGTGTATGGATGGCTCGCTTCAGGTAAGAGGTGTAGCAGAGGTCAAAATCGTAACCTTCATTCTTCAGAAGCTGGCCGGCGGCAGCCGCTTCTTCGTGGCCTTTTTCGCTAAGGTCTACGTCCATCCAGCCGGTAAAGAGGTTCTTCTTGTTCCATTCACTTTCGCCGTGGCGTACAAGAACGAGTTTAATCATGAGGATTCTCCTATTTGTTAAATCTGATGAACGCAATAATAGAAAAAATCCTTGCTAAAGTTAGATTTAGTTAATAAAATTAACTTAATCTAACTAAAAAGGGGAGAAAGTGGTGCGTTTCTCCGTAACAAAAATAACCCTCCCTTTACGGGGAGGGTTTAAACTTGGTTTTAGACCCGATTACTGGACCTTGTAAATCTTGACCTTGAAGGTGTAGTAGCCGTTTTTGTCGGGGAAGCCGCTGTCGTAAACGGCGAACGGATAGAATCCAGCTCCGTTTGCAGCGTCGTATGCGGCGGTCTTTGCCACATACGACAGTCCCTCGCCGTTTTCAATCAACGTCGGGAGGCTCGACTTTTCGATCGTGCCCGCTCTGAAGTCGCTCAAATAAGCAGGACGGTTGTTGACGTCTTCGGGCCACATGCCGTTACCGTAGTCGTCGTTGCTAATCGTGAGGAACGTGACGCCTGCGCCTGCATTGGCGGTGACATC
The sequence above is drawn from the Fibrobacter sp. UWH4 genome and encodes:
- the recJ gene encoding single-stranded-DNA-specific exonuclease RecJ; protein product: MMPAAEDSTMCNEELLASSMAQTLRVPHAVARFLVSRGVRTLTEAHRMLCGNAGDVHDPFLMKGMKEAVEWLLAVRERGEKVFVFGDYDLDGMTAVTLMTRALAELGIESDWRLPNRFGDGYGLSVSAIEEMHSAGARNVITVDTGITANAEIALAKKLGMSVLVIDHHQPSGEGLPECDVLLDPHQEGDTYPNPELCGVGVSYKFICALYSRLGMPEPKKFLDLVALGTLADLVQMTPENRCFTKAGLKSIEGSCWPGLQEMYGDLMKRHGSVGGIDVMYKFAPLLNAPGRMERPDPALKLLLSPNMAAANALMAELKEWNSKRKQKEAEITDMALEQVKAKYGDKLPTVLVVAGNNWHVGVIGIVAAKLAQEYHRPTAVLSVTDGMAHASARAVPGFNWHKALFESRDLFDRWGGHANAAGFSLPSDKIDELRERLEQSARMQNYTGAVEELPVGAYPYDIRISLNELVVEAEQYMSPDGTTCPGGKRLISILDFFDLLEPFSGNFPYPTFRADNIKVHRLRELRGGHLQMDISQAGSRVFPAIAFGLRKSKALLHGDKPVSVIFEPTWNYFNDRKSMQLCIKAIEPCD
- the gpmA gene encoding 2,3-diphosphoglycerate-dependent phosphoglycerate mutase, yielding MKLVLVRHGESEWNKKNLFTGWMDVDLSEKGHEEAAAAGQLLKNEGYDFDLCYTSYLKRAIHTLNHVLDEMDRAWLPVVKSWKLNERHYGDLQGKNKSEAAEKFGEDQVKIWRRSFDIKPPVLADDDERSAKKQAMYRDVDESFLPQNESLETTIARVIPYYLEEIKPQMKAGKRIVIAAHGNSLRALVMYLDKMSKEEVLGLNIPTATPLVYEFDDNLNPIKHYYLGDQEALKAKMEAVANQGKKK
- the gpmI gene encoding 2,3-bisphosphoglycerate-independent phosphoglycerate mutase; the protein is MLKKLSNFPGIKGPVVTIVMDGFGITDKVEGNAIKAARTPTLDNLFKMYPNVLLKAHGRAVGMPTNEDMGNSEVGHNAIGAGQVYNQGAALVQDAIVSGDIFGRDAWKEIAGNAREKNTVLHFIGLFSDGNVHSNISHLKAMVAQAKKEGLKKVRVHILLDGRDVPETSALDYVGPFEKFLDELRSPEFDVCIASGGGRMQITMDRYNANWKMVELGWKTHVLGEGRYFDNATQAIETLRGETKAIDQDLPPFVIAKDGQPVGTINDGDSVVFFNFRGDRAIEITRAFEEESFNEFDRKRFPHVCYAGMLQYDGDLKLPNRFLVPPPAIKETSGEWLAETGVKQFACSETQKYGHVTYFWNGNRSSKFDGETYLEIESDVVPFEQRPWMKAAEITDAMIEALKSGKYQTLRCNFPNGDMVGHTGSFRAATMAIEAVDIGLARLLPVIDALGGVAIITADHGNADEMYEIDKKTGMPKVNKDGTFKAKTSHTLNKVPCILYDNVTGGKLGLKEGDWGLSNIAATTANLLGLEKHEAWDDSMLIIK
- a CDS encoding DNA polymerase III subunit; this encodes MIEYSLQGPVSQERVRIRVMSALRENRFPQAVLIDGPAGIGKKALAMEIVKALQCTDENMRPCGHCFGCKMASDSGATGNWVIPLEAAEAHARSSDDVSAGSKAKTVEDFKKGYIEEIQKNPYRVDVFSAGAFISVDLMRLMTSGFALKGDRVRTVIVAEADRMNEAAANAFLKTLEEVPPDTYFILTTSSREKMLQTIRSRCLALHLLPLTDSEVRNEVLRVAGEDFDEDSLTDDVVGLAVGSPGKALYYAEHGKKWCSLAVDFLVKSLLTDYADLFLQLKEVAIDDPYEANRFLEVLSFLLADLLRLKAGAPLRLPQTTVSVGIEKFPRVDATALELSLVTVQESMSRIESRRISTTMGLQDLSLKIFEGYK